A DNA window from Coffea arabica cultivar ET-39 chromosome 6c, Coffea Arabica ET-39 HiFi, whole genome shotgun sequence contains the following coding sequences:
- the LOC113693848 gene encoding inactive protein kinase SELMODRAFT_444075-like: protein MNLKQKSVKGRVLGVSERVVLVAVKFSLDIRRNALLWALTHVAQPGDCVKLLVVISPHGSSKKLWGFPRFHSDCAVGHGHGALGTRLDQKDYITDSCAQMMLELHQYYDPDRIKLKVKVVSGSELGVVAAEAKKAQTQWVILDKGVKKEAKCCMDQLDCNVVVMKKSRPKVLRLNLIGTSSIEAVGLSGSEAYEMHVEKDSDRWNATQVPNVTPVSSPEHTSFTATDIEASSKSSLDLGSSPKFISEIDWRLKKDWFSYHKDNHDVDESDSDTDSEKLTSPSTSVNSHQWVADILSSAQEYSKYCKKNFQNFNRMLNPTFESLDRKISVPDRETAVGVPKHGLDVDLSANVRDAVSLTTKSPPDPPPLCSVCQHRAPVFGKPPRWLTYAELEQATGGFSQANFLAEGGYGSVHRGVLPDGQVIAVKQHKTASTQGDREFCSEVEVLSCAQHRNVVMLNGFCVEGGRRLLVYEYICNGSLDAHLYGRKPNPLDWSARHKIAVGAARGLRYLHEECRVGCIIHRDMRPNNILLTHDFEPLVGDFGLARWQPDGEMGFETRIIGTFGYLSPEYAQSGQITEKADVYAFGVVLIELVTGRKAVDINRPKGQQYLTEWARPLLEEYAIAELIDPLLRSCYSEQEVKSMLRCAFLCIQRDPHSRPRMSQVLRMLEGDGFMN from the exons GCAAGAAGTTGTGGGGTTTTCCAAGATTCCACAGTGATTGCGCTGTTGGTCATGGCCATGGGGCTCTAGGGACAAGATTGGATCAGAAAGATTATATTACAGATTCATGTGCCCAAATGATGCTTGAACTTCATCAATATTACGATCCAGATAGA ATAAAGTTGAAGGTAAAAGTAGTTTCTGGCTCCGAACTTGGAGTAGTGGCTGCTGAAGCCAagaaagcacaaacacaatggGTCATATTGGATAA AGGAGTAAAGAAGGAGGCCAAATGTTGCATGGACCAACTCGACTGCAACGTCGTGGTGATGAAGAAGTCTCGTCCAAAAGTGCTTCGTCTGAATTTGATTGGAACATCAAGTATTGAAGCTGTTGGGCTCTCTGGGTCTGAAGCATATGAAATGCATGTTGAAAAGGACTCTGATCGGTGGAATGCCACTCAGGTGCCAAATGTGACTCCAGTGAGCAGTCCCGAGCATACATCATTCACTGCTACTGATATTGAGGCATCATCAAAATCAAGCTTAGACCTGGGCAGCTCTCCAAAGTTTATCTCTGAAATTGACTGGAGGCTAAAGAAGGATTGGTTTTCCTATCACAAAGATAATCACGATGTAGATGAATCAGATTCTGACACAGATAGCGAGAAGTTGACGTCTCCTTCCACAAGTGTGAATTCCCACCAATGGGTGGCAGACATTCTTAGTTCAGCCCAAGAATATTCGAAgtattgtaaaaaaaattttcagaatttcAATAGAATGCTGAATCCCACATTCGAGTCCTTAGATAGGAAAATCTCTGTACCTGATCGAGAGACCGCCGTTGGAGTTCCAAAACATGGGCTAGATGTGGACTTGAGTGCAAATGTGAGAGACGCAGTTTCACTAACTACCAAATCACCTCCTGATCCTCCTCCACTTTGTTCAGTATGTCAGCACAGAGCACCTGTGTTTGGAAAACCTCCAAGGTGGTTAACTTATGCTGAGCTTGAACAAGCTACGGGTGGATTCTCACAAGCTAATTTCTTGGCTGAGGGTGGATATGGTTCTGTACACCGTGGAGTCTTACCAGATGGGCAGGTAATAGCTGTGAAGCAACATAAAACAGCCAGCACTCAGGGTGACCGTGAGTTTTGCTCGGAAGTAGAGGTCTTGAGCTGTGCACAGCATCGTAATGTTGTAATGCTGAATGGATTTTGTGTGGAAGGTGGAAGAAGGTTGCTGGTTTATGAATATATCTGCAATGGCTCTTTGGATGCTCATCTTTATG GACGTAAACCTAATCCATTAGACTGGTCTGCACGTCATAAAATTGCAGTTGGGGCTGCTAGAGGACTGAGATATCTTCATGAAGAGTGCAGAGTGGGCTGTATTATCCATCGTGACATGCGGCCGAATAATATTCTTCTTACTCACGATTTTGAACCACTT GTTGGAGACTTTGGACTAGCAAGGTGGCAGCCTGATGGGGAGATGGGCTTTGAAACAAGAATAATTGGAACATTTGG ATACTTGTCTCCAGAATATGCTCAGAGCGGTCAAATCACTGAAAAAGCTGATGTATATGCCTTCGGTGTAGTTCTGATAGAGCTGGTCACAGGAAGGAAGGCTGTGGATATAAATCGGCCCAAGGGTCAACAGTACCTCACTGAGTGG GCACGCCCCCTTCTGGAAGAGTATGCTATTGCAGAACTAATTGACCCCCTTCTGAGGAGCTGCTACTCGGAGCAGGAGGTTAAAAGCATGCTGCGTTGTGCTTTCTTGTGCATACAACGAGACCCCCATTCACGGCCCCGCATGTCTCAG GTTCTTCGGATGCTGGAAGGTGATGGTTTCATGAACTAA
- the LOC113693849 gene encoding probable acyl-[acyl-carrier-protein]--UDP-N-acetylglucosamine O-acyltransferase, mitochondrial isoform X1 — MTSALRFGFRRPLSLALRGLILRRFSSSSNPLHCFAEEDKHDGTEKRGPPHHNRPTFIHPAAIVHPEAILGQGVSIGPFCTIGPSAKVGNACQLYPGSHVFGNTELGDNCVLMVGAVVGDDLPGHTVIGCNNTIGHHAVVGAKCQDMKYKPGNECFLEIGANNEIREHTSIHRSSKPSDITVIGDNNLIMGSCHIAHDCKVGSNNVFANNTLLAGHVVVEDHAHAAGAIVVHQFCHIGSFSFIGGGSVVSQDIPKYMMVSGERAQLRGLNLEGLRRHGFSVAEIRSLRAAYRKIFMPIDANLGGVEDRMVQVEQDEELVLVPTVRSMLQSIRDSFAEDRRGICKFRSWIVT, encoded by the exons ATGACTTCAGCGCTCAGATTCGGCTTCCGGCGGCCGCTTTCTTTAGCTCTGAGAGGACTGATTCTCCGGCgattctcctcctcctccaatcCACTCCACT GCTTTGCTGAGGAAGACAAGCATGATGGCACAGAAAAAAGAGGCCCACCTCATCATAACAGGCCTACCTTCATTCATCCCGCTGCTATCGTTCACCCTGAAGCCATTTTAGGCCAG GGTGTTTCTATTGGTCCCTTCTGCACAATTGGACCTTCAGCAAAGGTGGGGAATGCTTGTCAGTTGTACCCTGGCAGCCACGTCTTTGGAAACACAGAATTGGGAGATAACTGTGTTTTGATGGT TGGTGCTGTAGTTGGAGATGATCTTCCTGGTCACACTGTCATTGGGTGCAATAATACCATAGGACATCATGCCGTTGTTGGAGCTAAATGCCAAGACATGAAATACAAG CCAGGGAATGAATGCTTCCTTGAGATAGGCGCCAACAATGAGATTAGAGAACATACATCTATTCATCGATCTTCAAAGCCAAGTGACATTACC GTCATTGGTGATAACAATCTTATAATGGGATCTTGTCATATAGCCCATGACTGCAAAGTGGGTAGTAACAATGTTTTTGCGAATAATACTCTTCTAGCAGGTCATGTTGTGGTGGAA GACCATGCACACGCTGCAGGAGCAATTGTGGTTCATCAATTTTGTCATATcggttcattttctttcataGGTGGTGGTTCGGTG GTCTCACAAGATATCCCCAAGTACATGATGGTGTCTGGGGAAAGAGCTCAGCTTCGTGGGTTAAATCTGGAAGGTCTTCGGCGTCATGGATTCTCTGTTGCAGAG ATCAGAAGCCTGAGAGCAGCttatagaaaaatttttatgccCATTGATGCTAATTTGGGGGGCGTTGAAGACCGAATGGTTCAAGTA gAGCAGGATGAAGAACTGGTTCTTGTCCCCACTGTTCGTTCCATGCTACAATCCATACGGGATTCTTTTGCAGAAGATCGACGTGGAATTTGCAAATTTAGATCTTGGATTGTAACTTAG
- the LOC113693849 gene encoding probable acyl-[acyl-carrier-protein]--UDP-N-acetylglucosamine O-acyltransferase, mitochondrial isoform X3 gives MTSALRFGFRRPLSLALRGLILRRFSSSSNPLHCFAEEDKHDGTEKRGPPHHNRPTFIHPAAIVHPEAILGQGVSIGPFCTIGPSAKVGNACQLYPGSHVFGNTELGDNCVLMVGAVVGDDLPGHTVIGCNNTIGHHAVVGAKCQDMKYKDHAHAAGAIVVHQFCHIGSFSFIGGGSVVSQDIPKYMMVSGERAQLRGLNLEGLRRHGFSVAEIRSLRAAYRKIFMPIDANLGGVEDRMVQVEQDEELVLVPTVRSMLQSIRDSFAEDRRGICKFRSWIVT, from the exons ATGACTTCAGCGCTCAGATTCGGCTTCCGGCGGCCGCTTTCTTTAGCTCTGAGAGGACTGATTCTCCGGCgattctcctcctcctccaatcCACTCCACT GCTTTGCTGAGGAAGACAAGCATGATGGCACAGAAAAAAGAGGCCCACCTCATCATAACAGGCCTACCTTCATTCATCCCGCTGCTATCGTTCACCCTGAAGCCATTTTAGGCCAG GGTGTTTCTATTGGTCCCTTCTGCACAATTGGACCTTCAGCAAAGGTGGGGAATGCTTGTCAGTTGTACCCTGGCAGCCACGTCTTTGGAAACACAGAATTGGGAGATAACTGTGTTTTGATGGT TGGTGCTGTAGTTGGAGATGATCTTCCTGGTCACACTGTCATTGGGTGCAATAATACCATAGGACATCATGCCGTTGTTGGAGCTAAATGCCAAGACATGAAATACAAG GACCATGCACACGCTGCAGGAGCAATTGTGGTTCATCAATTTTGTCATATcggttcattttctttcataGGTGGTGGTTCGGTG GTCTCACAAGATATCCCCAAGTACATGATGGTGTCTGGGGAAAGAGCTCAGCTTCGTGGGTTAAATCTGGAAGGTCTTCGGCGTCATGGATTCTCTGTTGCAGAG ATCAGAAGCCTGAGAGCAGCttatagaaaaatttttatgccCATTGATGCTAATTTGGGGGGCGTTGAAGACCGAATGGTTCAAGTA gAGCAGGATGAAGAACTGGTTCTTGTCCCCACTGTTCGTTCCATGCTACAATCCATACGGGATTCTTTTGCAGAAGATCGACGTGGAATTTGCAAATTTAGATCTTGGATTGTAACTTAG
- the LOC113693849 gene encoding probable acyl-[acyl-carrier-protein]--UDP-N-acetylglucosamine O-acyltransferase, mitochondrial isoform X2 — MTSALRFGFRRPLSLALRGLILRRFSSSSNPLHCFAEEDKHDGTEKRGPPHHNRPTFIHPAAIVHPEAILGQGVSIGPFCTIGPSAKVGNACQLYPGSHVFGNTELGDNCVLMVGAVVGDDLPGHTVIGCNNTIGHHAVVGAKCQDMKYKPGNECFLEIGANNEIREHTSIHRSSKPSDITVIGDNNLIMGSCHIAHDCKVGSNNVFANNTLLAGHVVVEDHAHAAGAIVVHQFCHIGSFSFIGGGSVVSQDIPKYMMVSGERAQLRGLNLEGLRRHGFSVAEEQDEELVLVPTVRSMLQSIRDSFAEDRRGICKFRSWIVT; from the exons ATGACTTCAGCGCTCAGATTCGGCTTCCGGCGGCCGCTTTCTTTAGCTCTGAGAGGACTGATTCTCCGGCgattctcctcctcctccaatcCACTCCACT GCTTTGCTGAGGAAGACAAGCATGATGGCACAGAAAAAAGAGGCCCACCTCATCATAACAGGCCTACCTTCATTCATCCCGCTGCTATCGTTCACCCTGAAGCCATTTTAGGCCAG GGTGTTTCTATTGGTCCCTTCTGCACAATTGGACCTTCAGCAAAGGTGGGGAATGCTTGTCAGTTGTACCCTGGCAGCCACGTCTTTGGAAACACAGAATTGGGAGATAACTGTGTTTTGATGGT TGGTGCTGTAGTTGGAGATGATCTTCCTGGTCACACTGTCATTGGGTGCAATAATACCATAGGACATCATGCCGTTGTTGGAGCTAAATGCCAAGACATGAAATACAAG CCAGGGAATGAATGCTTCCTTGAGATAGGCGCCAACAATGAGATTAGAGAACATACATCTATTCATCGATCTTCAAAGCCAAGTGACATTACC GTCATTGGTGATAACAATCTTATAATGGGATCTTGTCATATAGCCCATGACTGCAAAGTGGGTAGTAACAATGTTTTTGCGAATAATACTCTTCTAGCAGGTCATGTTGTGGTGGAA GACCATGCACACGCTGCAGGAGCAATTGTGGTTCATCAATTTTGTCATATcggttcattttctttcataGGTGGTGGTTCGGTG GTCTCACAAGATATCCCCAAGTACATGATGGTGTCTGGGGAAAGAGCTCAGCTTCGTGGGTTAAATCTGGAAGGTCTTCGGCGTCATGGATTCTCTGTTGCAGAG gAGCAGGATGAAGAACTGGTTCTTGTCCCCACTGTTCGTTCCATGCTACAATCCATACGGGATTCTTTTGCAGAAGATCGACGTGGAATTTGCAAATTTAGATCTTGGATTGTAACTTAG
- the LOC113693849 gene encoding probable acyl-[acyl-carrier-protein]--UDP-N-acetylglucosamine O-acyltransferase, mitochondrial isoform X4 yields the protein MVGAVVGDDLPGHTVIGCNNTIGHHAVVGAKCQDMKYKPGNECFLEIGANNEIREHTSIHRSSKPSDITVIGDNNLIMGSCHIAHDCKVGSNNVFANNTLLAGHVVVEDHAHAAGAIVVHQFCHIGSFSFIGGGSVVSQDIPKYMMVSGERAQLRGLNLEGLRRHGFSVAEIRSLRAAYRKIFMPIDANLGGVEDRMVQVEQDEELVLVPTVRSMLQSIRDSFAEDRRGICKFRSWIVT from the exons ATGGT TGGTGCTGTAGTTGGAGATGATCTTCCTGGTCACACTGTCATTGGGTGCAATAATACCATAGGACATCATGCCGTTGTTGGAGCTAAATGCCAAGACATGAAATACAAG CCAGGGAATGAATGCTTCCTTGAGATAGGCGCCAACAATGAGATTAGAGAACATACATCTATTCATCGATCTTCAAAGCCAAGTGACATTACC GTCATTGGTGATAACAATCTTATAATGGGATCTTGTCATATAGCCCATGACTGCAAAGTGGGTAGTAACAATGTTTTTGCGAATAATACTCTTCTAGCAGGTCATGTTGTGGTGGAA GACCATGCACACGCTGCAGGAGCAATTGTGGTTCATCAATTTTGTCATATcggttcattttctttcataGGTGGTGGTTCGGTG GTCTCACAAGATATCCCCAAGTACATGATGGTGTCTGGGGAAAGAGCTCAGCTTCGTGGGTTAAATCTGGAAGGTCTTCGGCGTCATGGATTCTCTGTTGCAGAG ATCAGAAGCCTGAGAGCAGCttatagaaaaatttttatgccCATTGATGCTAATTTGGGGGGCGTTGAAGACCGAATGGTTCAAGTA gAGCAGGATGAAGAACTGGTTCTTGTCCCCACTGTTCGTTCCATGCTACAATCCATACGGGATTCTTTTGCAGAAGATCGACGTGGAATTTGCAAATTTAGATCTTGGATTGTAACTTAG
- the LOC113691939 gene encoding uncharacterized protein translates to MGRKCSHCGNIGHNSRTCTAYSSGNISVMAAGLRLFGVQLDVSCNSAPSSSNSNSIAMKKSFSLDCLSSSPTSSPSPSSSLSSSRISIGENSDKISIGYLSDGLLGRPQERKKGVPWTEEEHRSFLVGLEKLGKGDWRGISRNFVTTRTPTQVASHAQKYFLRQASLNKKKRRSSLFDMVGSKNAIVRHQVFDLSFELNNDTTSANCLSSKASSDLDTAAHLLDLNSFAVDATTNHQDCIEVQEGSSSHHMDIDSMSIWPAASGSSSYQLSNISSITSTTGAPDLELTLAAPKTAAQNNPPPPPASILIMGPISVI, encoded by the exons ATGGGCAGAAAGTGCTCACATTGTGGGAACATAGGCCACAATTCAAGGACTTGTACCGCTTATTCCAGCGGCAATATTAGTGTTATGGCTGCTGGCTTGAGGCTTTTTGGGGTACAGCTTGATGTCTCGTGTAATTCTGCTCCTTCTTCTTCTAATTCTAATTCCATTGCCATGAAGAAAAGTTTCAGCTTGGACTGCTTGTCTTCATCACCGACCTCATCTCCTTCACCATCATCGTCACTCTCTTCATCAAGAATTTCCATCGGTGAAAATTCTGACAAGATATCTATCGGTTATCTCTCCGACGGACTCTTAGGCCGACCTcaggaaaggaaaaaag GGGTTCCATGGACAGAAGAGGAACACCGTTCTTTCTTAGTTGGACTTGAAAAGTTAGGAAAAGGAGACTGGAGGGGAATTTCAAGAAACTTTGTGACCACAAGGACGCCAACCCAAGTTGCCAGTCATGCTCAGAAGTATTTTCTTCGCCAAGCCAGtctcaacaaaaagaaaaggcgTTCCAGCCTATTTGACATG GTTGGGAGCAAGAACGCAATTGTCCGTCATCAGGTTTTCGATTTGAGTTTCGAGCTAAATAATGATACAACCTCAGCTAATTGTCTGAGCAGCAAAGCAAGCTCAGATCTTGACACAGCTGCCCATTTGTTAGACCTTAATTCATTTGCTGTGGATGCTACAACCAATCACCAAGATTGCATAGAAGTTCAAGAGGGTTCTTCATCACATCACATGGATATCGACTCCATGTCCATTTGGCCAGCTGCATCCGGATCCTCAAGCTATCAGCTATCGAATATTTCCTCCATCACAAGTACTACAGGAGCTCCTGATTTGGAGCTGACTCTGGCCGCCCCGAAGACGGCGGCTCAAAACAACCCTCCCCCGCCTCCAGCTTCCATCCTAATTATGGGACCAATCAGTGTTATCTGA